The sequence AGTCAACTTAGTGAGAATACTATTGTAGGGATCAGTGTCGTGGTTGCCGCGCTCACGCTCGTACATCAGGGCGATATCAATCAGCGTCATGAGCGCTATGGTATGCTCGCCCTTCTTACCCTTATAAGCCTGCGAATAGGCGTTATAACGGTCGGTAATGAGTTTGGCTGCCTTACGATAGAATTCCTCGTCGGAACGCTTGATGGTTACTTCGATTTCTTCGTCGTAGACGTGCAACCTGATATGTAGTTTCTCGTTATTCACTTCTGT is a genomic window of Xylanibacter ruminicola 23 containing:
- a CDS encoding cell division protein ZapA; translated protein: MTEVNNEKLHIRLHVYDEEIEVTIKRSDEEFYRKAAKLITDRYNAYSQAYKGKKGEHTIALMTLIDIALMYERERGNHDTDPYNSILTKLTSEIEEALK